A genomic window from Sanguibacter antarcticus includes:
- a CDS encoding metal-dependent transcriptional regulator, whose translation MSDLIDTTEMYLRTIYELAEEGIVPLRARIAERLGHSGPTVSQTVARMERDGLVVVSGDRHLELTELGYGKAMRVMRKHRLAERLLTDVIGLDWEFVHDEACRWEHVMSDRVERRLVDLLDHPHFSPYGNPIPGLMELGESSEAVTFLDGVVSLTALVSARYANGGVLEAGAFPATVARLGEPLQTDTELLARLASAGIKPGEVVRIERQPDGAGISVTSEGAEIVLDLPDEVSRHIFVVA comes from the coding sequence GTGAGCGACCTGATCGACACCACCGAGATGTACCTGCGGACGATCTACGAGCTCGCAGAAGAGGGGATCGTCCCGCTTCGCGCCAGGATCGCCGAGCGGCTGGGACACTCGGGACCGACCGTGTCGCAGACCGTCGCCCGCATGGAGCGGGACGGGCTGGTGGTCGTCAGCGGCGACCGGCACCTCGAGCTCACCGAGCTCGGCTACGGCAAGGCGATGCGCGTCATGCGCAAGCACCGGCTCGCCGAGCGGCTGCTCACCGACGTCATCGGGCTCGACTGGGAGTTCGTCCACGACGAGGCCTGCCGCTGGGAGCACGTCATGAGCGATCGCGTGGAGCGCCGGCTCGTCGACCTTCTCGACCACCCGCACTTCTCTCCGTACGGCAACCCCATCCCGGGCCTCATGGAGCTGGGGGAGTCGTCGGAAGCAGTGACCTTCCTCGACGGCGTCGTCTCTCTGACCGCTCTCGTGTCCGCGCGCTACGCGAACGGTGGGGTGCTCGAGGCGGGGGCGTTCCCGGCGACGGTCGCACGGCTCGGCGAGCCGCTCCAGACGGACACCGAGCTTCTCGCTCGGCTGGCGTCCGCCGGGATCAAGCCCGGAGAGGTGGTGCGGATCGAGCGTCAGCCCGACGGCGCGGGGATCTCGGTGACGTCGGAGGGGGCGGAGATCGTTCTGGACCTTCCGGACGAAGTATCACGACACATCTTTGTTGTGGCATAA
- a CDS encoding SRPBCC family protein encodes MPSERSRALRFAASVTVPLPAADAFALVADVRNHDRWIPLTHGRFPVAPPGPLPRGARFTMISTPGIVDRMIVTDLIGTASTTLSTTFRKAGPLLAGVAGIEVTPGPTARTSQITWWEDVHLAGPIPARVTRVLVGPFLVLMLRYALRAVSREIAATAAARG; translated from the coding sequence GTGCCCTCCGAACGGTCGAGAGCCCTGCGCTTCGCGGCGTCGGTGACCGTCCCTCTCCCAGCGGCCGACGCGTTCGCGCTCGTCGCGGACGTCCGCAACCACGACCGCTGGATCCCCCTGACCCACGGCAGGTTTCCCGTCGCGCCTCCCGGCCCGCTCCCCCGCGGTGCCCGGTTCACGATGATCAGCACGCCGGGCATCGTCGACCGCATGATCGTCACGGACCTCATCGGGACAGCCTCGACGACCCTGTCGACGACCTTTCGCAAGGCAGGCCCGCTGCTCGCCGGGGTCGCCGGCATCGAGGTCACCCCCGGCCCGACGGCGCGCACGTCCCAGATCACGTGGTGGGAGGACGTCCACCTCGCCGGCCCGATTCCCGCACGCGTGACGCGGGTCCTCGTGGGCCCTTTTCTCGTGCTCATGCTCCGGTACGCGCTGCGCGCCGTCAGCCGCGAGATCGCGGCGACCGCTGCCGCGCGCGGCTAG
- the serC gene encoding phosphoserine transaminase: MTDTAPTIPPVFLPRDGRFGSGPGKVRDAQLAALAATGHTFLGTSHRQAPVKGLVSRVRTGLAELFDVPDGYEVVLGNGGSTAFWDAATFSLVRERAAHGVFGEFGGKFAASTTGAPFLSTSIITSGEPGTVALPETAEGVDVYAWPHNETSTGAMAPVRRVPGSAEQGALTVVDATSAAGGLPVDVSETDVYYFAPQKSFASDGGLWLAVVSPAALERIAEIDASDRWIPDFLSLQTAVTNSRANQTLNTPAVATLFLLAEQIEWMLGQGGLAWAAARTAESASVLYDWAQTRTETTPFVADPAARSTVVGTIDFAPEIDAARISAVLRANGVVDVDPYRKLGRNQLRVAMFPSVEPADVQALTQSIDYVIDTIL, translated from the coding sequence GTGACTGACACAGCGCCCACGATCCCTCCCGTATTCCTCCCGCGCGACGGCCGGTTCGGCAGCGGCCCGGGCAAGGTGCGCGACGCCCAGCTCGCCGCTCTCGCAGCGACGGGTCACACCTTCTTGGGCACGTCCCACCGCCAGGCCCCCGTCAAGGGGCTCGTCAGCCGCGTGCGCACCGGCCTGGCCGAGCTGTTCGACGTCCCGGACGGGTACGAGGTCGTCCTCGGCAACGGCGGGTCGACCGCCTTCTGGGACGCCGCGACGTTCAGCCTCGTGCGGGAGCGTGCAGCGCACGGCGTCTTCGGGGAGTTCGGCGGAAAGTTCGCGGCGTCGACGACGGGCGCCCCCTTCCTCTCGACCTCGATCATCACGTCGGGCGAGCCGGGGACCGTCGCCCTCCCCGAGACCGCTGAAGGCGTCGACGTCTACGCCTGGCCGCACAACGAGACCTCGACCGGTGCGATGGCCCCGGTCCGCCGGGTGCCCGGCTCGGCCGAGCAGGGGGCCCTGACCGTGGTCGACGCGACGTCGGCTGCCGGCGGGCTGCCGGTCGACGTCTCCGAGACGGACGTCTACTACTTCGCGCCGCAGAAGTCGTTCGCGTCGGACGGCGGGCTGTGGCTGGCCGTCGTCTCACCCGCTGCTCTCGAGCGGATCGCCGAGATCGACGCGAGCGACCGGTGGATCCCCGACTTCTTGTCGCTCCAGACGGCCGTGACGAACTCTCGCGCGAACCAGACCCTCAACACGCCCGCGGTGGCCACCCTCTTCCTGCTCGCCGAGCAGATCGAGTGGATGCTCGGTCAGGGCGGGCTCGCGTGGGCTGCGGCCCGCACGGCCGAGTCCGCCTCGGTGCTCTACGACTGGGCGCAGACACGCACGGAGACGACCCCCTTCGTCGCCGACCCGGCCGCCCGCTCGACCGTCGTCGGGACGATCGACTTCGCACCAGAGATCGATGCGGCACGCATCTCGGCCGTCCTGCGGGCGAACGGTGTCGTCGACGTCGACCCGTACCGCAAGCTCGGGCGCAACCAGCTGCGGGTCGCGATGTTCCCGTCGGTCGAGCCTGCCGACGTGCAGGCGCTCACCCAGAGCATCGACTACGTGATCGACACGATCCTCTGA
- a CDS encoding zinc ribbon domain-containing protein YjdM, protein MTDVLPPCPACSSPYTYEMGALLVCPECAHEWSPEQVEETPERVIKDSVGNVLADGDTVTVVKDLKVKGSATAIKVGTKVRGIRLVDGVGDHDIDCKVDGFGPMQLKSSVVKKV, encoded by the coding sequence ATGACCGACGTCCTGCCCCCGTGCCCTGCCTGCTCGAGCCCCTACACCTACGAGATGGGGGCGCTCCTCGTGTGCCCGGAGTGCGCGCACGAGTGGTCGCCAGAGCAGGTGGAGGAGACCCCGGAGCGCGTCATCAAGGACTCGGTCGGCAACGTCCTGGCCGACGGCGACACCGTGACGGTCGTCAAGGACCTCAAGGTCAAGGGCAGCGCGACCGCCATCAAGGTCGGCACCAAGGTGCGGGGCATCCGCCTCGTCGACGGGGTCGGCGACCACGACATCGACTGCAAGGTCGACGGCTTCGGACCGATGCAGCTCAAGTCGAGCGTCGTGAAGAAGGTCTAG
- the rocD gene encoding ornithine--oxo-acid transaminase → MAAAAAPGTGRLAPNYAPLPVTIATADGSWVTDTAGRRYLDLLAGYSALNFGHRHPALVAAAHDQLDRVTLTSRAFTHDLLDPFAEALCGLVGPSVAGGAAESMMVPMNTGAEAVETAIKAARKWGASRGITSPTIIVAENNFHGRTTTLVSFSTDDDARAGYGPFTPGFRVVPFGDAAAVEAAIDSSTVAVLMEPIQGEAGVIVPAPGFWPSLRALCDDAGILLIADEVQSGLGRTGTTLACDLWNVRPDLVVLGKALGGGIVPVSAVVGRSDVLGVFTPGTHGSTFGGNPLACAVGLAVVDLLSTGDLQERASTLGDHLQARLDDLVTEELLVDVRGAGLWAGIDVDPAWGTGKQVCLALLRRGVLAKDTHGSTLRLAPPLTISVEDLDHGLDQLRDVLAEDG, encoded by the coding sequence ATGGCCGCGGCTGCAGCGCCGGGGACGGGACGGCTCGCGCCGAACTATGCTCCGCTGCCGGTGACGATCGCGACGGCCGATGGCTCGTGGGTGACAGACACGGCAGGGCGCCGGTACCTCGACCTGCTCGCGGGGTACTCGGCCCTGAACTTCGGTCACCGGCACCCTGCGCTCGTGGCTGCCGCCCATGATCAGCTCGATCGTGTCACCCTGACGTCACGAGCGTTCACCCACGACCTTCTCGACCCGTTCGCGGAGGCCTTGTGCGGCCTGGTGGGTCCGTCGGTCGCCGGAGGCGCTGCCGAGTCGATGATGGTGCCGATGAACACGGGCGCCGAGGCTGTCGAGACGGCGATCAAGGCGGCCCGCAAGTGGGGCGCATCTCGCGGTATCACCAGCCCGACCATCATCGTCGCGGAGAACAACTTCCACGGTCGCACCACGACGCTCGTCTCGTTCTCGACCGATGACGACGCTCGGGCCGGCTACGGTCCGTTCACCCCGGGCTTCCGCGTGGTCCCCTTCGGCGACGCGGCTGCTGTCGAGGCCGCGATCGACTCCTCGACCGTCGCCGTCCTCATGGAACCTATCCAGGGCGAGGCAGGCGTGATCGTTCCCGCGCCCGGCTTCTGGCCCTCCCTCCGCGCCCTGTGCGACGACGCCGGGATCCTTCTCATCGCGGACGAGGTCCAGTCAGGCCTCGGCCGGACGGGGACCACGCTCGCGTGCGACCTGTGGAACGTGCGCCCGGACCTCGTGGTGCTGGGCAAGGCGCTCGGCGGCGGCATCGTGCCGGTGAGCGCGGTGGTCGGTCGCTCGGACGTCCTCGGGGTCTTCACACCGGGAACGCACGGCTCCACGTTCGGCGGCAACCCGCTCGCGTGCGCGGTCGGGCTCGCGGTCGTGGACCTCCTGAGCACGGGAGACCTCCAGGAGCGAGCGAGCACTCTCGGCGACCACCTCCAGGCGCGGCTCGACGACCTCGTGACCGAGGAGCTGCTCGTGGACGTGCGCGGCGCCGGCCTGTGGGCAGGCATCGACGTCGACCCTGCCTGGGGCACAGGCAAGCAGGTGTGCCTCGCGCTGCTGCGACGAGGCGTGCTCGCCAAGGACACGCACGGATCGACCCTGCGGCTGGCGCCGCCGCTGACGATCTCTGTCGAGGACCTCGACCACGGCCTCGACCAGCTCCGCGACGTGCTCGCCGAGGACGGCTAG
- a CDS encoding OsmC family protein: MTDSGTQPSASSEPSEPTTAPGMDEPAQPALWVERTGPRLYTGRSERGGVVHIGGSEAPETFTPGELLKIALAGCTGLTSDVPFARRLGDDYDAVIRVSGAKDAAEERYPTLVERLEVDLSALEPAAAERLLTVVQRAIDQACTVGRTLTAGTTVELHIESVTGADRSVDAQSSEA, from the coding sequence ATGACCGACTCAGGCACCCAGCCCTCAGCCTCCTCCGAGCCCTCAGAGCCCACGACCGCGCCAGGAATGGACGAACCGGCTCAGCCGGCACTCTGGGTCGAGCGCACCGGCCCACGGCTCTACACGGGCCGTTCAGAGCGTGGTGGCGTCGTGCACATCGGTGGTTCAGAGGCCCCCGAGACCTTCACGCCCGGCGAGCTCCTGAAGATCGCACTCGCCGGCTGCACGGGCCTGACCTCGGACGTGCCGTTCGCTCGTCGGCTCGGCGACGACTACGACGCCGTCATCCGCGTCTCAGGCGCGAAGGACGCCGCCGAGGAGCGCTACCCGACCCTCGTCGAGCGTCTCGAGGTCGACCTCTCGGCGCTCGAGCCGGCGGCCGCCGAGCGGCTCCTCACCGTGGTGCAGCGCGCCATCGACCAGGCGTGCACCGTCGGGCGAACTCTGACGGCTGGCACTACGGTCGAACTGCACATCGAGTCCGTCACGGGTGCCGACCGTTCCGTGGACGCCCAGTCGTCCGAGGCCTGA
- a CDS encoding GNAT family N-acetyltransferase, whose amino-acid sequence MPPSESPHAATVPPVEIVEATVPAVLDTPDAWPLHGVAAVSRACALENHGHANLAIDAAGARATMLTPAYRQVRRLVAVAPGARTADAVVGHAMVLLPQVGNVHTARVIVEVHPEHRRQGIGRALAEAVVDVARASGRRLLLTDVTYSPEPAPGPGTIEPPTGPGSVPLDHDSTRFAIAQGLRLVQVARHSVLDLPVPHETLGGLHDRAVEAAGSDYRVHVWHLDIPPEHLDSVATLKTRISTDMPSGDIVVEEDPWDAARVLATAVDLRERGQGRVLVAAEHVTSRSLVAYSEVVFPVDDPAVVFQCDTLVLREHRGRRLGMLVKTSLMAEVARARPDAERVHTWNAAENAQMLAINDALGFRSTSIEARWSRDL is encoded by the coding sequence ATGCCACCCTCTGAGAGCCCCCACGCTGCCACCGTCCCTCCGGTCGAGATCGTCGAGGCGACCGTCCCCGCGGTGCTAGACACCCCCGATGCTTGGCCGCTGCACGGCGTCGCCGCCGTCTCGCGCGCCTGCGCGCTGGAGAACCACGGCCACGCCAATCTCGCGATCGACGCCGCGGGTGCCCGCGCGACGATGCTCACCCCCGCGTACCGCCAGGTCCGGCGCCTCGTCGCCGTCGCGCCCGGAGCCCGGACGGCCGACGCTGTCGTCGGGCATGCGATGGTCCTGCTCCCCCAGGTGGGCAACGTCCACACAGCACGCGTCATCGTCGAGGTGCACCCCGAGCACCGGCGCCAGGGCATCGGACGCGCGCTGGCCGAGGCCGTCGTCGACGTCGCACGGGCGTCGGGCCGACGGCTCCTGCTGACCGACGTCACGTACTCGCCCGAGCCTGCCCCCGGTCCGGGGACGATCGAGCCCCCGACCGGGCCCGGGAGCGTCCCCCTCGACCACGACTCGACCCGGTTCGCGATCGCGCAGGGCCTGCGCCTCGTGCAGGTGGCCCGCCACTCGGTCCTCGACCTTCCCGTGCCGCACGAGACGCTCGGAGGACTGCACGACCGTGCTGTCGAGGCAGCAGGCAGCGACTACCGCGTCCACGTGTGGCACCTCGACATCCCGCCCGAGCACCTCGACAGCGTCGCGACGCTCAAGACCCGCATCAGCACGGACATGCCGTCCGGCGACATCGTCGTCGAAGAAGACCCGTGGGACGCCGCCCGCGTCCTCGCGACCGCGGTCGACCTCCGCGAGCGCGGGCAGGGGCGCGTGCTGGTCGCCGCCGAGCACGTGACGAGCCGTTCGCTCGTCGCCTACTCCGAGGTCGTGTTCCCGGTCGACGACCCTGCTGTCGTGTTCCAGTGCGACACGCTCGTCCTGCGCGAGCACCGTGGTCGACGCCTGGGGATGCTCGTCAAGACGTCGCTCATGGCCGAGGTCGCACGGGCACGGCCTGACGCCGAGCGTGTGCACACGTGGAACGCTGCCGAGAACGCCCAGATGCTCGCGATCAACGACGCCCTCGGGTTTCGGTCGACGAGCATCGAGGCGCGGTGGTCGCGCGACCTCTGA
- a CDS encoding universal stress protein, translated as MSRTEAILVGIDGSASSLHALDWATALSRRSGQPLTVVCSYSLPSFAAASLDGGYAALDDSSIQAGARVVLDEAVARAELSGVTVTAHLTTGDAAGVLIEMSKDFSLAVVGTRGRGGFAERLLGTVSSALPAHAHCPTVVVPLRSEEAAPDEDAVAPLHRIIVGVDGSPSAHGALDRAIEQAILWEAELVAVAGVPVGSGSGLLAWLPASIDHEQVLEDVTRGLNDIVDAAEAEHAGLKIKRIVLDGTGAELLTEFSTASDLLVVGSRGRGGFAGLLLGSTSQAVLHHSECPVMVVNKHCDAPRPADSASL; from the coding sequence ATGAGCCGCACCGAAGCAATCCTCGTCGGTATCGACGGTTCAGCATCGAGCCTGCACGCACTCGACTGGGCGACCGCCCTCTCGAGACGGTCCGGCCAGCCGCTGACTGTCGTCTGCTCCTACTCCTTGCCCTCGTTCGCGGCAGCGTCGCTCGACGGCGGCTACGCAGCGCTCGACGACTCCTCGATCCAGGCAGGGGCCCGCGTCGTCCTCGACGAGGCTGTCGCCCGCGCGGAGCTCTCGGGCGTGACCGTCACAGCGCACCTCACGACAGGTGACGCGGCCGGGGTGCTCATCGAGATGTCGAAGGACTTCTCCTTGGCTGTCGTCGGCACGCGTGGGCGCGGTGGGTTCGCCGAGCGGCTCCTCGGAACGGTCTCCTCAGCGCTCCCCGCCCACGCCCACTGCCCGACGGTCGTGGTGCCGCTCCGCTCCGAAGAAGCAGCGCCTGACGAGGACGCCGTCGCGCCGCTGCACCGGATCATCGTCGGGGTCGACGGGTCGCCCTCCGCTCACGGAGCGCTGGACCGTGCGATCGAGCAGGCGATCCTGTGGGAGGCCGAGCTCGTCGCCGTCGCCGGCGTACCCGTCGGTTCAGGGTCGGGGCTGCTCGCATGGCTCCCGGCGTCGATCGACCACGAGCAGGTCCTCGAGGACGTCACGAGGGGCCTCAACGACATCGTCGATGCCGCCGAGGCGGAGCACGCGGGCCTGAAGATCAAGCGCATCGTGCTCGACGGCACCGGCGCAGAGCTCCTCACCGAGTTCTCCACCGCCAGCGACCTCCTCGTCGTCGGTTCGCGTGGGCGTGGCGGCTTCGCAGGGCTCCTCCTCGGCTCGACGAGCCAGGCGGTCCTCCACCACTCCGAGTGCCCGGTCATGGTCGTCAACAAGCACTGCGACGCCCCACGACCTGCTGACAGCGCGTCGCTCTAG
- a CDS encoding C40 family peptidase: protein MTTSTTRARHRQARRPISPLTTLVSSATGNAAVMGRRTAVVAASSGLLVSFMGAGAAMAAPASSSPALNSVDVSALTTQARAALNTAPAVTVAADATWTVEQTAVSVTPKPEAAPEVERTVAATRSAERTSLTEDTTTTASATTETAAAYAVPASAAGSSIIDIASRYVGVPYVLGGSTPDGFDCSGFTAYVFAQAGISLPRTAAAQHYAGTIISRDQAQAGDLIWSPGHITIYAGGNTQIDAPKPGGSIQFRSIWQSDPVFIRIG from the coding sequence GTGACCACTAGCACCACTCGTGCCCGCCACAGGCAGGCTCGGCGTCCCATCAGCCCACTGACCACGCTCGTCAGCTCCGCGACCGGCAACGCCGCCGTCATGGGCCGTCGCACGGCCGTCGTCGCTGCGTCCTCGGGTCTCCTCGTCTCGTTCATGGGCGCTGGTGCGGCCATGGCTGCTCCTGCATCCAGCAGCCCGGCACTCAACTCCGTCGACGTCTCTGCGCTCACCACGCAGGCGCGTGCGGCACTGAACACGGCTCCTGCCGTCACGGTCGCCGCCGACGCGACCTGGACGGTCGAGCAGACCGCGGTCTCGGTCACGCCGAAGCCCGAGGCTGCCCCGGAGGTCGAGCGCACCGTTGCTGCCACGCGCAGCGCCGAGCGGACGTCGCTCACCGAGGACACCACGACCACCGCGAGCGCCACGACAGAGACGGCAGCGGCCTATGCGGTTCCCGCATCGGCTGCCGGCAGCTCGATCATCGACATCGCGAGCCGCTACGTCGGTGTCCCGTACGTCCTGGGTGGATCGACCCCTGACGGCTTCGACTGCTCCGGCTTCACCGCGTACGTCTTCGCGCAGGCAGGGATCTCCCTCCCGCGCACGGCAGCCGCACAGCACTACGCGGGGACGATCATCTCCCGCGACCAGGCGCAGGCCGGTGACCTCATCTGGTCTCCTGGGCACATCACGATCTACGCCGGTGGCAACACCCAGATCGATGCTCCCAAGCCCGGTGGAAGCATCCAGTTCCGCTCGATCTGGCAGTCCGACCCGGTGTTCATCCGTATCGGCTGA